From the Prochlorococcus marinus str. AS9601 genome, the window CCAAAAATCAACTGAATTGTGGCTGATTCGAAAATAATTCCTATTTTATTGTTTTTCTAACATTCCTTTACTGCTTGGAATTGAATCAGATCTTCTTGGATCTATCTCGGTTGCCATTCTCATTGCTCTTGAAAAAGCTTTAAAGCACGCCTCAACTATGTGATGTGAATTACTTCCTCGTATTTGATTAATATGCAGAGTAATACCGCTGTTATTTACAAAGGCAATAAAAAACTCTCTTACTAGTTCAGTATCATAATTTCCTATTCTAGGGGCTTTTAATTGAAGATCATAAGATAGATGCGGTCTACCAGAGCAGTCTAAAGTGACTTGAACTAATGCTTCATCTAATGGGGCAAAGAAATGTCCAAATCTGCTTATTCCTTTTCTTTCTCCCAAGGCTTTTGAAAATGCTTTGCCTAATGCGATTCCTACATCTTCATTTGTATGATGATCATCAATATGGGTATCTCCAATTGCTTTAATTTGTAAATCGAACAAACCATGACTGGATATTTGATGAAGCATATGATCTAAGAATGGTATCCCGGTATCTATCTCAGAAATTCCACTTCCATCTAAGTTTATAAATACAGAAATATCTGTTTCATTCGTTTTTCTTTTTATTTCAGATTGCCTTAGAGATGACATTTTTATGCAAAAAACTTAGTTTACATTCCATTAATGCAGTAACCCGCATCAACATAAATTGTTTGGCCTGAAATGCCGCTAGAGAGATCACTTAATAAAAAAGCAGC encodes:
- the hisB gene encoding imidazoleglycerol-phosphate dehydratase HisB; the encoded protein is MSSLRQSEIKRKTNETDISVFINLDGSGISEIDTGIPFLDHMLHQISSHGLFDLQIKAIGDTHIDDHHTNEDVGIALGKAFSKALGERKGISRFGHFFAPLDEALVQVTLDCSGRPHLSYDLQLKAPRIGNYDTELVREFFIAFVNNSGITLHINQIRGSNSHHIVEACFKAFSRAMRMATEIDPRRSDSIPSSKGMLEKQ